AAGTCCACCGTGGAAACCGCCCGTCTGCGGGGTCAGGATCCCGTCGACGTCTTGATGTCCTTGCGCTGCTGACCTTCTACAAGCCGCTAATCAGATACATTAGTAAGATAGACGATCTAAGGAAATATCTACGGGGACTACAACTAGAGAATAGGGATCTATTTTACGAAAGGTTTGCTGAGTCCGTATTGAGTTCCAATTTTGGCATCGTTCACAAAACGAAATTGAGATATGTTCTCGGTAAAATGTCTCAATACGTAAATGAGAGTGCATATGGTAGCATAGGATCAGATTCAAAAATTTTTACATTTGTCAACACTGACGTTGAGATAGAACACATTCTCCCCATAAATCCAAGCAGCGTCGCTAGAAGAGAGTTTGGAGATACGAAGCGTATGGAACTTTATCAGCAGAAACTGGGTAATTTGGCACTAATTGAGAAGCCTATCAACGGTCACCTTGGCAATAAGCCATTCTCGAAGAAGAGACCAGTGTATACCGAATCTAAATTTCTCTTGACCAGAATACTTAGCGGTAATCACGATATTGGAAACACTCTTGTAACAAAAGCTCTCGCAGGTTTCAGTACTTTCGATACTTGGGATTCGGACTCTATAGATGAAAGGACAAACGAACTATTCGATTTGGCGAAAAAAGTATGGGAGATGGATTGATTTCTCGTATAATCTTCCTGTGTCCTAGTTCGTTCCTGATATTTGTAACGCTGGATAGTGCCTAGACTTCCAGCGCTAGCTTGTCGGTGTCGTTAAACAGCGGAATGCCCGCCGGATACTCGCCGTTGAAGCAGGCGAGGCACAATCCCGGCCCGCTGACGGCTTCCTTCAGCCCGCGCTCCGAGATGAAACACAGGCTGTCCGCGCCGATCAGCTCACGGATTTGCTCAATGCTGTGGGTACTGGCGACCAGCTCTTTGCGGGCGGCGGTGTCGATGCCGTAAAAGCAGGGGTGCTTGATCGGCGGGCTGCTCACCCGGAAGTGAACCTCGGTGGCTCCGGCCTCGCGCAGCAGATTGACGATCTGGCGGCTGGTGGTGCCGCGCACGATGGAGTCGTCAATCAGCACCACCCGCTTGCCGCGCACGGCGCTGGTGGGGGAGAGCTTCATCTTGACTTTCAGGTCCCGCGCTTCCTGGGTGGGCGCGAGGAAGGTGCGGCCCGCGTAGGGGTTTTTGTAGAGGCCGTAGTCAAAGGGAATACCGCTCTCGCGGGCGTAGCCAATCGCCGCGCCCATGCCCGAATCCGGCACCGGCACCACGATGTCGGCGTCCACCGGAAACTCGCGGGCGAGCTGCTCGCCCATGCGGATGCGGCTGGCGTGGGTGTCTACGCCGTCAAGTTGGCTGTCGCTGCGGGCAAAATAAATCCATTCGAACGAACAGGGCGTCGGGCGGGCCGGATGCACCATCAAGCTGTGCAGGCCGTTGTGATCGATCCAGACCAGTTCGCCGGGCAGTACGTCGCGCAGCAGCCTCGCCCCCACCGCGAACAGAGCGCACGGTTCGGAGGCGATCACGTAAGCGCCGATGCCTTCCGGGTGGTCGCGCTGGCCGATCACCAGAGGCCGCACGCCGTTGGGGTCGCGGAAGCCGATCAGGGCGGTGCGGCTCATCAGCACGCAGGCGTAGCCGCCTTCCAGTTGCTGCATGGCGGCGGCGGTGGCCTCGACCAGATCCATGTGCGATTCGCGGGCGATCAGGTTGAGCATCACCTCGGAGTCGTTGGTGGTGGCAAACAGAGCGCCTTCCATCAGCATCTGGTTGCGAACCTCACGGGCGTTCACGAAATTGCCGTTGTGCGCCAGCCCCAGAATGCCCTTGTTGGTGCGGGTGGTCAGCGGCTGGGCGTTGAAGCGCAGGTTGCTGCCGGTGGTCGAGTAGCGCACGTGCCCGATGCTGACGCGGGCATTGGCGAGTCGCACCGAATCCAGCCGCCGCTCGTCAAAAACTTGCGTGACCAGGCCCAGATCTTTCTCGACGTGGAATTTGTCGCCGTCGCTGACCGCGATGCCCGCCGCTTCCTGCCCCCGGTGCTGGAGGGCGAAGATGCCGAGATAGGTCATCCAGGCCAGGTCGAGCGGCTGAGGCGAGTACATGCCGAAGACGCCGCATTCGTCGTGGGGTTTGTCGTCGCCGTCGTAAAAGGCGAGTTCTGGGGAGTTATACAAAGTCATTCGTCAACTTTCCTTTGAGTGTTCTTCCCCAGAAATAAGGGTGACTCGGGCCAGACCAGAAAGCCCGCCACTCAGGCCAGCACAGCTTTCAGCGGATTTTCGTAGGCATCTCTCAAGTCAGAGAGGGTTGCGCTCAAGTTTACATTTTGCTCGGGGAGCAGAATGGTGACGCTCTCACCACCGCTGATGCCGAGGCGCACAAACGGCACGGCGAGTTCGGACAGCATCTCCTCAGCCTGAACTTGCTGCTCGGCACGGATCGCCACCACCACCCGGCTGTGTGCTTCGCCAAACAGCAGGGCGTCGGCGCGGGCTTCGGGGTGCTTGAGTTCGGCGTGCAGGCCAAGATTGCCAGCCATCGCCATTTCTGCCAAAGTCACGGCCAGCCCGCCCTCAGCACAGTCGTGGGCGGTGTCGGTCAGGCCCGCTCGAATCAGGGCCAGCACCCCGTCGATCACCTTTTGTTCCAGTGCCAAATTCAGTGGCGGCACCTGCCCCGCTTCCAAGCTGTGAATGGTTTCGAGGTATTGGCTGGCCCCGATAGAATCACCCAATTCGCCCAGCAGATACAGCATCTGCCCCTCGCCCTTCAGCCCCAGCGTGGCCCGCTGGCTGATGTCCGGCAGCACGCCCACCATGCCGATGGTCGGGGTGGGGTGGATGGCGACAGTGCGCTGTGTTCCATCTGGATTGGCTTCGACGTACTGGTTATACAGACTGACATTGCCGCCCGTGACCGGCGTATTCAGCGCCCGGCAAGCGTCGCCGATGCCCTGCACCGCCTGCTGCATCTGGTAATACACCTCGGGCCGGTGCGGGTTGCCGAAGTTGAGGTTGTCGGTGATCGCCAGCGGCGTGGCTCCCACGCAAGCCAGGTTGCGGGCGGCCTCGGCCACGGCGGCGGCGGCTCCCACATACGGATCAAGCTGCACAAAACGCGGATTGCAGTCGCTGGTGGCGGCCACGCCCATTGAGGAACCTTTGACGCGCATCACGGCGGCGTCGGCGGCTCCAGGCAGCACGACGGTATTGGTCATGACCTGCTGGTCGTAGCGCTCAAAAATTGGGCGCTTGCTGGCAATCGTGGGGTGCGAGAGCAGCTTGAGCAACACCTGCCCCAGATCGGTGGGCACCGGCACGCTGGTGAGGTCGCGTTCGCGGGCGGCTTTGATCGCTTCTGATTCCACGCCTTCGCGGGTGTATTTGGGCGCTTCGTTGAGCAGGGCCACCGGCAGGTCGCACACCACCTCGCCCTTCCACATCAGGCGGTAATTGTGGTGCTCTTCTACCTGCCCGATCTGCACCACGTCCAGTTCCCACTTGGCCAGCAGGTCATAGAGTTCCTGTTCGCGTCCCGGCACCGGCACCAGAATCATCCGCTCCTGCGACTCGGACAGGCACAGTTCCATCGGCACCATGCCGGTTTCGCGGGTGGGCACGTCGTCGAGGTTCATGGTGATGCCCAGGTTCGCCCGGTAAGCCATTTCGCAGGTCGAACTGACCAGACCCGCCGCGCCCATGTCCTGTACGCCCGCCACCACACCCGCCTCGATGGCCTCCAGCGTGGCTTCCAGCAGCAGTTTTTCCATAAAGGGGTCGCCCACCTGTACGGCGGGGCGGTCAGCTTGCGAGGCGTCACTTAAATCAGCCGAGGCGAACACCGCGCCGCCCAGCCCGTCGCGGCCCGTTTTGGAGCCGACGTAGACGATTACGTTGCCGACCTCGCCCATCGTGCCTTTTGCCAAATCTTCGTGGCGCAGCAGGCCGAGGGCCATCACGTTGACCAGCGGGTTTTCCTGGTAGCTGGGGTGAAAGGTGACCTCGCCGCCCACGGTGGGTACGCCAATGGCGTTGCCGTAGTGGGATATGCCTTCCACCACGCCGTTGACCAGAAACTTGGTGCGGGGGTTTTCGGGGTCGCCGAATCTGAGCGAATCCAGCACCGCGAAAGGCCGAGCGCCCATCGCGAAGATATCGCGCAGGATGCCGCCGACGCCCGTCGCCGCGCCCTGCACAGGTTCTACCGCTGAGGGGTGGTTGTGCGACTCCATCTTGAAGGCCACGCCCCAGCCCTCACCGATGTCCACCACGCCCGCGTTTTCGCCGGGGCCTTGTAGGACTTGCGGGCCAGTGGTGGGGAAGGCGGAAAAGAGGGGGCGCGAGTTTTTATAGCCGCAGTGCTCGCTCCACATCGCCCCGACGATGGCGGCTTCCAAGGCGTTAGGGTGGCGCTCCAGTTGAGAAACGAGCAGGTCGTACTCGCTGTCGGAGAGGCCGAAGGTGGCGGCGCGGGTGCGAAGGGAAGGGTTGGGGGTTTGGGTTTGGGTCATAAAAACTCCTAGCGGCAGAAATTGGGAATATATCAACCCAAGAAACCTTGAAATTCGGGACGACTTTTGTCCTTCATCATCTTTATGGATTGATGATACAAGTTTTGGTTCAGATTGATAATATTTTGCTCGTCTAAATCTACACTAGCCATTTTCTGGAACCATTGGGTCTGTGAAGCAATGAAGGCCAAAATTCTGGAAGATTTAAAGAACTCTTCGGCTAATGTCTCACCCAGAATATTTCCATCAGGAAAAATGGGTAGAATTACCCCGGAAAAATGCATGTATCTCTCTGAGTTTGTGCCGACGTTGTACAAATTTCTTCTAAATATTTCCATCATATGTACGCCATACGCTTGTAGCAATCTGGTACTACCAATAAGCTCTTCAAAATAATTTCTCATTGCCATTCCAGAAACCGACTTGTCTTCTTCCAAGTGGGTATAGATATAAGCTATCCATGCTACTCTGAAATGACTATAAATAGCTTCCTCGACCTCTTTTGAAGGTAGGGTAAAAAATTCTTTCATATTTATAATTGCGTTCGAAGCGAATAAATTGGCTGTAGAAAGCGTACCCCAGAGGATGATTTTTGTACGTGGCGAATCATCAGTTGCTGAGAAGGCCTCATCTTGTGCCAAAAAAAGAGAAAGTGGGGCATTGAAGAATGTTGCTTCGCGCGAAGTTGACTTTTGATTGGCCTGCTCCTGTTTGAACCATTCTTGCATGATATCTTTGTTTAGAATTCCTGCGCTTGCAATCACACCTATGGCATGCTCTATGCGGGCTTGAAATTCAACAGAGTTAACAAAAAACCTGCCGCCTAATGGCCTGTGGAATTCCAAGCTTTTTCTTAAAGAAATCACACTGCTCTCAATACAATAAAAGATGAGTGAATTGGAATCGTCTGTAAAATCTCTCAACTGGATACTAGCTTTCTCTACGTATTCGAGTCCACGAAAAACGAGTTTCGCTGGTTCTGGAGAGCTGGAACCTAGTCTCAAAAAGTAGTCATAATGTTCGCTCCCAAAGGTGTTGAATACAAACACCTTGGTAGAATCAGGTAGGCTGACTTCTTGGAGACCCGCATTTTGTGGATTGTTGGGATTCTCTTGACTTGTCACAAAAATAGCTTTGAGATTTTTCAAGAATGACATGTTGTCTCCGGCATCAGTTTCCCCCTAATTCTCCCAACTATTCATTGAACGTCAGGAACTTGATGGGTGTGGATTGGCGCAGGGCGAGGGCCGAAGCGAGGTGGGGGGCGTCCATCAGATTGGGAAAAGCAAGCTCAAGCCTTCTTCCCCAACTGCACTTGGCCCCGGTGATAGGCGATGTGCCGCAGGTGCATTCCCAGCGCGGCGAGGCGGGGGCGCTCGCCGTTCGGGGCGCTGGGCGAGAAGGCCATGCCGCTCAAATCGGTGTCGCTGGCCCCGCGCAGATAGACCACCGCCTGAGCGCCCACGCTGCCGAGTTGCGCCAGAATCGCCGCCTGATCAGCGTCTTCTTTGACAGGGGCAATTCCGTTCAAGTTTTGCGCCCAGGCCTGATCCTCCCAGCCCAAATAGTTGTAAGTGGGCGTTTTGTCCTCCATCATCGTCAGCCGCAGCCAGTCGGCAATGTGCAGCGCGTGCCAAGCCGGAGAGTGGCCGAGGCGAGCCGTGCTGAACATTTCAGCGGGCACGCTTTCCAAGGCGGCGCGAAAGGCGCTGAGCTCTATATCGTACTGATCGGCCAAAAAGTCTGGGAGGGTGCTCATTTGACCAGCACCGCTTTGAGACTGTGAAACAACCCCTGACCGTCCTCGCTGCCCAAAAGTGCTTCCACCGCCCGCTCGGGGTGCGGCATCATCCCCAGCACGTTGCCTTTTTCGCTGATGATTCCGGCGATGTCGTTCAGCGAGCCGTTGGGGTTGTCCAAGTAACGGAAGATGACCCGGCCTTCACTCTCCAGCCGCTCGATGGTGCCCGCGTCGGCGTAATAGTTGCCCTCACCGTGCGCGATGGGCATTTCTAAGGTCTGGCCCGGTGCATACGCCGAGGTGAAGGCGGTCTGGTTGTTATTTACCTGCAGGTGCACCGGTTTGCACAGAAAATGCAGATCGCGGTTGCGGCTGAGCGCTCCGGGCAGCAGTCCCGATTCGGTCAGCACCTGAAAGCCGTTGCAGATCCCCAGCACGTAGCCGCCGCGTTCGGCGTGCGCCTTGACGGCCCCCATGATCGGGCTGCGGGCAGCCACCGCGCCGCTGCGGAGGTGGTCGCCGTAGCTAAAGCCGCCGGGCAAAATCACCAGATCGGTGCCGCTGGGAAGGCCTTCTTCGGTGTGCCACACGAAACGGGCAGACGGATCGAGATTCATCTGAGCGGCGTGGAGCGCGTCGGCGTCGCAGTTGGAGCCGGGAAACTGAATCACGGCGGTTCTCATAGTAAATACCTCATAAGCGCTGCAACTCCTTCACGGTGCGCCCGCTCACGACGTTGCCGGTGTTGAGGGTGCTGGCTGGTTCAAACATCATGATCCAGGTTTCTTCCGTCTGGGCCACGGGCAAATGCTCCACGCCGCGCGGCACGACGATCAGTTCGCCTTCCTTGACGATCCGCTCGCCGTCTCTGAAGTTGAGTTGCAGCACACCTTTGATTACCATGAACAGCTCGTCTTCGTGCTCGTGGGCGTGCCACTCGAATTCGCCGCTGATGCGGGCAACTTTGACTTGCTGGCCGTTGAGGTCGGCCACCACTCTGGGCGACCAGTGCTCAGTGAACAGCCCGAACTTCTCATGCAAGTTGACAGTCTGGGGTAGTGTCGCGGCGGGCGTGCTCACGCTGGCTCCAGCGCCGCTTCTTCCAGCTCCCAGCGCACATTTTCCATCACCGGATTGCTCAGCACGTTTTCTGCCATGTCTTTTAAGCGGCTTTCCACCTCGCCGCGCTCGCCTTCGAGTTGCAGCTCAATGTATTTGCCGACCCGCACGCCGCTGACCTGCTGACCGAGGTGCGAGAGCGAGCGCTCAACCGTGCGCCCCTGCGGATCAAGGATGCTGGGCTTGAGAGTGACAAAGACTTTGGCTTGGTAGGTTTTGGTTTGATCTTGAGGCATGGAATTCCTTTGAAATGGGCGTGTGGCTTGCGACTTGTAAAAGAGAATGACGGGCCTGTTGCTCACGGCTCAGAGCTTTAACTCAGCACCCGCCGCAGCATCTCGCCATACGCTTCCTCGACCCCGCCCAGATCGCGCCGGAAGCGGTCTTTGTCCATCTTCTCGTTCGTCTCGGCGTCCCAGAAGCGGCAGGTGTCGGGGCTGATCTCGTCGGCCAGCACGATCTGACCGCTGGGCAACTTACCGAACTCCAGCTTGAAATCAATCAAGCGGACGCCGCGTTCCAAGAAAAACGGCGTCAAGAACGCGTTGACTTGCAGCGTCAATTCACGGATACGGGCCATGTCGCCCTCACTGGCCCACCCCAGCGCCACGGCGGTATCGGTGTTGATCAGCGGGTCGCCCAGCGCGTCGGATTTGTAGCAGTATTCCACCACGGGGCGCGAGAGCGGCGTGCCTTCCTCCAGTCCCAGCTTCTTGGCAAAACTGCCCGCCGCGACGTTGCGCGTAATCACTTCCACCGGCACAATCGTCACCGCCTTGACCAGTTGCTCTGTGTCGCTGAGCTTGGCGACAAAGTGGGTGGGAATACCCGCGCCTTCCAATTTCGGATACAGCGCGGCGGCGATAGCGTTGTTGGTGGCTCCTTTGCCCGCCCAACTGCCGCGCTTCTGGGCGTTGAAGGCGGTGGCCTCGTCTTTGTATTCCACCAAATACTGCTCGGGGTCGGCGGTGGCGTAGACCCGCTTGGCCTTGCCTTCGTACTTGAGTTCAGCTTTGGTGGAGGGATGCTGGTCGGGCTGGGTCATGGACGCTCCTGTCAGGACTGTGAATAAAAAACTTTGACTTCAAACTTGCGCCGGAAAATGGGAGCAGCGAGCGCTTCCGACTGGGGAAAGAGGCTCGCTGTATTGGCTGCTGAAGATACTGAATTGT
The sequence above is drawn from the Deinococcus detaillensis genome and encodes:
- a CDS encoding HNH endonuclease family protein, encoding VHRGNRPSAGSGSRRRLDVLALLTFYKPLIRYISKIDDLRKYLRGLQLENRDLFYERFAESVLSSNFGIVHKTKLRYVLGKMSQYVNESAYGSIGSDSKIFTFVNTDVEIEHILPINPSSVARREFGDTKRMELYQQKLGNLALIEKPINGHLGNKPFSKKRPVYTESKFLLTRILSGNHDIGNTLVTKALAGFSTFDTWDSDSIDERTNELFDLAKKVWEMD
- the purF gene encoding amidophosphoribosyltransferase; amino-acid sequence: MTLYNSPELAFYDGDDKPHDECGVFGMYSPQPLDLAWMTYLGIFALQHRGQEAAGIAVSDGDKFHVEKDLGLVTQVFDERRLDSVRLANARVSIGHVRYSTTGSNLRFNAQPLTTRTNKGILGLAHNGNFVNAREVRNQMLMEGALFATTNDSEVMLNLIARESHMDLVEATAAAMQQLEGGYACVLMSRTALIGFRDPNGVRPLVIGQRDHPEGIGAYVIASEPCALFAVGARLLRDVLPGELVWIDHNGLHSLMVHPARPTPCSFEWIYFARSDSQLDGVDTHASRIRMGEQLAREFPVDADIVVPVPDSGMGAAIGYARESGIPFDYGLYKNPYAGRTFLAPTQEARDLKVKMKLSPTSAVRGKRVVLIDDSIVRGTTSRQIVNLLREAGATEVHFRVSSPPIKHPCFYGIDTAARKELVASTHSIEQIRELIGADSLCFISERGLKEAVSGPGLCLACFNGEYPAGIPLFNDTDKLALEV
- the purL gene encoding phosphoribosylformylglycinamidine synthase subunit PurL, giving the protein MTQTQTPNPSLRTRAATFGLSDSEYDLLVSQLERHPNALEAAIVGAMWSEHCGYKNSRPLFSAFPTTGPQVLQGPGENAGVVDIGEGWGVAFKMESHNHPSAVEPVQGAATGVGGILRDIFAMGARPFAVLDSLRFGDPENPRTKFLVNGVVEGISHYGNAIGVPTVGGEVTFHPSYQENPLVNVMALGLLRHEDLAKGTMGEVGNVIVYVGSKTGRDGLGGAVFASADLSDASQADRPAVQVGDPFMEKLLLEATLEAIEAGVVAGVQDMGAAGLVSSTCEMAYRANLGITMNLDDVPTRETGMVPMELCLSESQERMILVPVPGREQELYDLLAKWELDVVQIGQVEEHHNYRLMWKGEVVCDLPVALLNEAPKYTREGVESEAIKAARERDLTSVPVPTDLGQVLLKLLSHPTIASKRPIFERYDQQVMTNTVVLPGAADAAVMRVKGSSMGVAATSDCNPRFVQLDPYVGAAAAVAEAARNLACVGATPLAITDNLNFGNPHRPEVYYQMQQAVQGIGDACRALNTPVTGGNVSLYNQYVEANPDGTQRTVAIHPTPTIGMVGVLPDISQRATLGLKGEGQMLYLLGELGDSIGASQYLETIHSLEAGQVPPLNLALEQKVIDGVLALIRAGLTDTAHDCAEGGLAVTLAEMAMAGNLGLHAELKHPEARADALLFGEAHSRVVVAIRAEQQVQAEEMLSELAVPFVRLGISGGESVTILLPEQNVNLSATLSDLRDAYENPLKAVLA
- a CDS encoding DinB family protein; protein product: MSTLPDFLADQYDIELSAFRAALESVPAEMFSTARLGHSPAWHALHIADWLRLTMMEDKTPTYNYLGWEDQAWAQNLNGIAPVKEDADQAAILAQLGSVGAQAVVYLRGASDTDLSGMAFSPSAPNGERPRLAALGMHLRHIAYHRGQVQLGKKA
- the purQ gene encoding phosphoribosylformylglycinamidine synthase subunit PurQ, which translates into the protein MRTAVIQFPGSNCDADALHAAQMNLDPSARFVWHTEEGLPSGTDLVILPGGFSYGDHLRSGAVAARSPIMGAVKAHAERGGYVLGICNGFQVLTESGLLPGALSRNRDLHFLCKPVHLQVNNNQTAFTSAYAPGQTLEMPIAHGEGNYYADAGTIERLESEGRVIFRYLDNPNGSLNDIAGIISEKGNVLGMMPHPERAVEALLGSEDGQGLFHSLKAVLVK
- a CDS encoding cupin domain-containing protein; this encodes MSTPAATLPQTVNLHEKFGLFTEHWSPRVVADLNGQQVKVARISGEFEWHAHEHEDELFMVIKGVLQLNFRDGERIVKEGELIVVPRGVEHLPVAQTEETWIMMFEPASTLNTGNVVSGRTVKELQRL
- the purS gene encoding phosphoribosylformylglycinamidine synthase subunit PurS: MPQDQTKTYQAKVFVTLKPSILDPQGRTVERSLSHLGQQVSGVRVGKYIELQLEGERGEVESRLKDMAENVLSNPVMENVRWELEEAALEPA
- the purC gene encoding phosphoribosylaminoimidazolesuccinocarboxamide synthase codes for the protein MTQPDQHPSTKAELKYEGKAKRVYATADPEQYLVEYKDEATAFNAQKRGSWAGKGATNNAIAAALYPKLEGAGIPTHFVAKLSDTEQLVKAVTIVPVEVITRNVAAGSFAKKLGLEEGTPLSRPVVEYCYKSDALGDPLINTDTAVALGWASEGDMARIRELTLQVNAFLTPFFLERGVRLIDFKLEFGKLPSGQIVLADEISPDTCRFWDAETNEKMDKDRFRRDLGGVEEAYGEMLRRVLS